The DNA segment AGTCAGCTTGAGCAATTCAAGAAAGTAGCAACGAACTAATTTATAGATACTATATGGAGGCTTACTTACATGATTGAACGTTATACTCGTCCGGAAATGGGCGCCATTTGGACTGATGAAAACCGTTATAATGCTTGGCTAGAGGTTGAGATTGTTGCGTGTGAAGCATGGTCTGAGCTAGGAATGATTCCAAAGGAAGATGTTCAAAAGATTCGCGAGCATGCGAGCTTTGACATTGCACGAATTCTTGAAATTGAAGAAGAGACAAGACACGATGTGGTTGCCTTTACACGTGCGGTATCTGAAACACTTGGAGAAGAGCGCAAATGGGTTCATTACGGACTGACGTCAACAGATGTTGTAGATACAGCCCTTTCTTATTTACTTAAACAAGCAAATGATATTTTAGCTGCAGACTTAGATCGTTTTCTAGAAATCTTAAAAAACAAAGCTATTGAACATAAGTACACAGTAATGATGGGACGTACGCACGGTGTTCATGCAGAGCCAACAACATTTGGATTGAAGCTTGGCTTATGGTATGAGGAAATGAAACGTAACATTGAGCGCTTTAAACACGCAGCGGAGGGCGTACGTTTTGGTAAGCTGTCTGGTGCCGTTGGAACCTATGCCAACATTGACCCACAGATTGAACAGCTTGTTTGTGAGAAGCTTGGTCTGAATGCAGCACCAATCTCTACTCAAACCTTGCAACGTGATCGTCACGCAGAATATATGGCGACTCTTGCACTGATTGCAACGTCTGTAGAGAAATTTGCTGTTGAAATTCGTGGTCTTCAAAAGAGTGAGACGCGTGAAGTTGAAGAATTTTTTGCAAAAGGTCAAAAAGGATCTTCTGCAATGCCGCACAAGCGTAACCCAATCGGTTCTGAAAATATGACTGGGCTTGCTCGTTTAATTAGAGGCTACATGCTGACAGCCTACGAAAACGTACCATTATGGCACGAACGTGATATCTCTCACTCATCTGCTGAACGAGTGATTCTGCCGGATGCAACGATTGGTCTGAACTACATGTTAAATCGTTTCTCAAATATCGTGAAGAATCTTACTGTTTTCCCTGAAAACATGAAGCGTAACATGACGCGCACATACGGGCTTATTTACTCTCAACGCGTGCTTCTTTCTCTTATTGATAAAGGCATGGTTCGTGAGGAAGCCTATGACCTTGTTCAACCAAAAGCCACACAAGCGTGGGAAGAAGGTATTCAATTCCGCGAGCTTGTTGATGCAGAAGAGCGCATTACAGCGGTGCTATCTAAGGAAGAAATTGACGAATGCTTTAACTATGAACATCACTTAAAGCATGTAGATACGATTTTTAATCGCCTTGGCTTACAGTAAACCTTAGGGAGGTCCACACCAATGGAAAAACAGCAGCAGCTTTACGAAGGAAAGGCAAAACGAATTTATCAAACGTCTGAACCGGGTGTTCTTTGGGTCACGTATAAGGATGACGCAACAGCATTTAACGGAGAGAAAAAGGACACGCTTGAAGGTAAGGCGAGATTAAATAATGAGATTTCCACGTTAATCTTTACTCATTTAAATGAAAAAGGGCTTCATAGTCACTTCATTCGGAGATTATCTGACACGGAGCAACTTGTTCGTCAGGTGGAGATCGTTCCACTTGAAGTGGTTGTCCGAAATGTCGTTGCTGGAAGCATGGCAAAGCGTCTTGGAATAGAAGAAGGCACGCCACTTGTTGAACCAATCGTTGAGTTCTACTACAAAGATGATTCGTTAGGTGATCCACTTATCACAGAGGATCATGTGTATCTCTTAGGGGCAGCAACAGCCGAAGAGGTTGAATCTCTTAAAATTCAAGCCAAAAAAGTAAATGAGTTATTAGTAGAGTTGTTTGCAGGAATTGGTGTAAGACTCGTTGATTTTAAACTAGAGTTTGGTCGTACAGACGAAGGGAAGCTGCTGTTGGCTGATGAAATTTCACCTGACACATGTCGTCTTTGGGACATTAAAACAAACCAGAAGCTAGATAAAGATCTGTTTCGTCGTAATCTAGGAAGCTTGCAAGATGGATATCAGGAAATACTAACACGCTTGGGAGGCCAATAATGTATAAAGTTAAAGTCTACGTAACGTTAAGAGAAAGTGTTCTTGATCCTCAGGGGGTAGCGGTTCAAAATGCGCTACACACAATGGAGTATAAGGAAGTAGAAGAAGTACGTATCGGAAAATACATGGAGCTGACACTTGCAGATACAAGCAATGTGGACGCTCGTGTAAAAGAAATGTGCGAGAAGCTTTTAGCGAATACCGTTATTGAAGACTATAGCTATGACATTGAGGAGGTTGTCTCTTCATGAAGTTTGCGGTCATAGTATTTCCAGGCTCAAACTGTGACGCGGATATGTACCATGCGATCCGCGACCAGCTTGGGGAAGAGGTAGATTACGTGTGGCACAACGATACCTCACTTGATGGGTATGATGGCATTCTCTTGCCGGGTGGTTTCTCACATGGAGACTACTTGCGTTCAGGTGCCATTGCTAGATTTGCTCCAATTATGAATGCGGTCATTGAAGCGGCAAATGCAGGCGTACCCGTTCTTGGTGTTTGTAATGGATTCCAGGTTCTCTTGGAGGCTGGATTGCTTCCGGGTGCCATGAAGCGTAACGAGGGACTTAAATTTATCTGTCGTCCGGTACAACTATCGGTAGAAAACGCAGATACATTATTCACTTCAACTTATACAAAGGGGCAAGAGATTACGATTCCAGTCGCACATGGTGAAGGAAACTATGAATGTGACGAAGAAACGTATCAAGCTCTTGAAGCAAATAATCAAATTGTGTTCCGTTATAGCGAGAATGTAAATGGATCTCGTCATCAAATTGCAGGAATTGTGAACGAGGCAGGAAATGTACTCGGTATGATGCCTCACCCAGAGCGTGCTGTAGAAGAACTTCTTGGCAGTGATCAAGGGCTACCATTATTTCAATCTATTCTAAAAAACTGGAGGGACTCTCATGTCACTACTCGTTGAACCAACATCTGAACAGGTAAAAAAAGAAAAGCTGTATCAGGCTATGGGTTTAACTGATGATGAATTCCAGCTTGTTGAAGAGATTTTAGGGCGTACCCCTAACTATACAGAAACCGGATTATTCTCAGTTATGTGGTCAGAGCATTGCAGCTACAAAAACTCAAAGGTTCTTCTTAAGAAGTTCCCTGTAACAGGTGAAAAGGTTCTTCAAGGACCTGGTGAAGGTGCAGGAATTATTGATATTGGTGATGAACAGGCGGTTGTTTTTAAAATTGAAAGCCACAACCACCCTTCAGCGATTGAGCCTTATCAAGGAGCTGCAACCGGAGTTGGCGGAATTTTGCGTGATGTGTTCTCCATGGGAGCACGACCAATCTCGATATTAAATTCTCTTCGTTTTGGTGAACTAACGTCTCCAAAGGTTCGCTACCTATTTGAAGAGGTTGTTGCGGGTATTGCAGGATACGGAAACTGTATCGGTGTCCCAACAGTAGGGGGAGAAGTACAATTTGATCCTTGTTATGAAGGAAACCCTTTAGTGAATGCAATGTGTGTTGGTTTAATTGACCATAAAGACATTCAAAAAGGGCAAGCAAAAGGTGTAGGAAACACAGTGATGTACGTTGGCGCAAGCACAGGCCGGGACGGGATCCACGGTGCAACCTTTGCATCTGAGGAGTTAAGTGAAAGTTCAGAAGAGAAACGCCCAGCCGTTCAAGTAGGCGACCCATTTATGGAAAAGCTTTTACTTGAAGCATGCCTTGAGTTAATTCAAAGTGATGCGTTAGTTGGGATTCAAGACATGGGAGCGGCAGGACTAACATCGTCTTCTGCTGAGATGGCTAGTAAAGCTGGTTCTGGAATTGTGATGAACCTAGACCTGATTCCACAACGTGAAAAAGGCATGACTGCTTATGAGATGATGTTATCTGAATCTCAAGAGCGTATGCTTATCGTTGTGCAAAAAGGAAGAGAAGCTGAAATCAAAGAAATCGTCGATCGTTGGGGACTACTTTCAGCAGAGGTTGGTTACGTAACAGACGATAAACGTCTTCGTTTGATGCATAACGGCGAGGTAGCGGCAGATGTTCCTGTAGATGCACTAGCTGAAGAAGCACCTGTTTATCACAAGCCTTCATCTGTACCAGCTTATTACAAGGAGTTCCAAGAACAAGCTGCTTATGTACCTAAAGTAGAAGACTTTAATGAAACATTACTTAAACTACTAGCTCAGCCAACCATTGCGAGTAAGGAATGGGTCTATGATCAATACGACTACATGGTTCAAACAAACACGGTGGTATCACCTGGTTCCGATGCAGCTGTTGTGCGCATCCGTGATACACGTAAAGCACTTGCGATGACAACAGATTGTAATTCACGTTATCTATATCTAGATCCTGAAGTGGGTGGCAAGATTGCTGTAGCCGAGGCGGCTCGTAACATCGTCGCATCTGGTGGCGTACCTCTTGGAGTAACGGATTGCTTAAACTACGGTAGCCCTGATAAGCCTGAGATCTTCTGGCAGCTTGAAACATCAACAGACGGAATGAGTGAAGCGTGCCGTACGCTTGAAACACCGGTTATCGGTGGAAACGTTTCTCTTTACAATGAAACAACTGGTGGAGCGATTTACCCAACGCCTGTAATCGGTATGGTTGGACTAATTGAGGATCTTGATCATATTACAACGCAGGACTACAAGGCAGTTGGCGATCTTGTTTATCTTTTAGGCGAAACAAAACCTGAGTTTAGTGGAAGTGAGCTTCAAAAGCTTCAAGAAGGACGTATTTTCGGTAAGGCGCCTGAGATTGATTTATCTCTTGAGAAAGCTCGTTTAGAACAGCTTTTAAAAGCAATTCAATCTGGTCTCGTTGCATCTGCTCATGATGTATCTGAAGGTGGTCTTGCGGTTGCATTAGCAGAAGGAATGACATCTGGTACATTTGGTGTTCGCGTTCAACAAGAAGGTACAAACCCGGTTAACCTTTTTGCAGAAAGTCAGTCTCGTTTTGTTGTGACTATTTCTCCTGAACATCGTACAGCCTTTGAAGCGATTGTAGATGCGGAATGTATTGGTGAAGTCACAAATGAGAATCAATTAGTTGTATGTGACGAGAACGGCAAGGCAGTTCTTGATGTGTCACAAGAAGAAATCGTTAAGGCTTGGAAAGGAGCCATTCCATGTTTGCTGAAATAAAAGGCTTAAATGAAGAGTGTGGAGTATTTGCTGTTTGGGGACATAAAGACGCAGCGCAAATTACGTATTATGGTTTGCATAGTCTTCAGCATCGAGGTCAGGAAGGAGCAGGCATCGTTGTTTCTGACGGAGACACGTTGAATGTTCATAAAGGACTTGGTCTCGTAAATGAAGTCTTTGACCAGCAAACCTTACATTCTCTTCACGGCTCTGCGGCGATCGGTCATGTTCGTTATGCTACAGCTGGCGGCGGTGGATTCGCGAATGTACAGCCACTGATGTTTCGTTCACAGGTAGGCGGACTGGCCATTGCACACAACGGAAACATTGTGAATGCCAACAACCTTAAGCTTCAGCTTGAAAACCAAGGAAGTATCTTTCAATCTACATCCGATACAGAAGTACTCGCGCATCTCATTAAGCGTAGCGGCTATTGGTCTTTAGAAGACCAATTCCGCCATGCACTTGCCATGCTTAAAGGAGCCTATGCGTTTGCGGTGATGAATGAACATCAACTCATTGTTGCAATGGATCCAAATGGTCTGAGACCACTTGCTATTGGTCGCATTGGGGAAGCATACGTTGTCGCTTCTGAAACCTGTGCCTTTGATATCATCGGTGCAACATATGAACGTGACGTATTGCCTGGAGAAATGGTGATTATTGATGACAACGGATTACGTAGTGAACAATATGACAAATCACCGAATCCTGCGATCTGTAGCATGGAGTATGTGTACTTTGCTCGCCCTGATAGCAACGTTGAAACCATCAACGTTCATACGGCGAGAAAACAGCTGGGGAAACAGCTTGCCATTGAAGCACCAATCGAAGCAGATGTGGTAACTGGTGTGCCGGATTCTAGTATTTCAGCAGCCATTGGCTATGCCGAGCAAACAGGAATCCCTTATGAACTTGGATTAATTAAGAACCGCTATGTTGGACGTACGTTCATTCAGCCTTCACAGGAGCTACGTGAGCAAGGTGTGAAGATGAAGCTTTCAGCCGTACGTGGGGTTGTTGAAGGCAAACGAGTAGTTATGATCGATGACTCCATTGTTCGCGGGACTACGAGCCGGAGAATTGTGAATATGTTGAAGGAAGCTGGAGCCCTTGAGGTTCATGTGCGCATCAGTTCGCCTCCGATTAAGCATCCATGTTTCTACGGAATTGATACATCGACCACTTCAGAACTTATTGCTTCGCAGCATTCATTAGAAGAGATGCGTGACATGATGGGTGCAGATAGCTTAGCCTTTTTAAGCACAGATGGGTTAATGAAGGGAATTGGACGCAATCCGGAAATGAGTAATTGTGGTCAATGTTTGGCTTGCTTTACAGGAGAATATCCAACAGAAATTTATGCAGATACAGTTCATCCACACGCAAAGGTGTAATAAAGGGAGGCAGCATTCGCATGTCAGATGCATACAAACAAGCCGGTGTTGATATTGAAGCAGGCTATGAATCAGTAAAACGAATGGGACAGCACGTGAAAAGAACAGCTCGTGCAGGTGTTCTTGGAGGTCTAGGTGGATTCGGAGGCAACTTCGATTTATCTTCTCTAAACTACAAAGAACCGGTCCTTGTATCCGGAACAGACGGTGTAGGAACAAAGCTTATGCTTGCTTTTATGATGGATAAGCATGACACAATCGGTGTAGATGCCGTTGCGATGTGTGTGAACGATATTGTTGTTCAGGGTGCAGAGCCGCTTTATTTCCTTGATTACATCGCATGTGGAAAGGCTGATCCAGAGCGAATCGAAGCCATTGTCAAAGGAGTGGCAGATGGCTGTGAACAAGCTGGCTGTGCTCTTATTGGAGGCGAAACAGCTGAAATGCCGGGTATGTATGATCCGGAGGAATACGATCTAGCAGGATTTTCTGTTGGAGCTGTAGAGAAGTCCGCACTGATTACGGGCGATGCAATCAAGCCTGGCAATGTTGTCATTGGTCTAAGTTCAAGCGGCTTACACAGCAATGGTTTTTCACTTGTGAGACATGTGCTACTTGAAAAAGCAGGGTATGCTCTTACCGATCAAGTGGATGGTTTAGAGGACACATTGGGTGAAGTGTTACTAACTCCAACTAAGATCTATGTGAAGCCATTACTTGCTGCGATTAAACACCACACTGTAAACGGGCTTGCTCACATTACAGGCGGTGGTTTCTATGAAAATGTTCCGAGAATGCTGCCATCAGGTACAAAAGTAGAGATTGATAACGGCTCTTGGCCAGTTCCTTCCATCTTTAATGTGCTAGAAAGAGAAGGAGAATTGAGTGAAAAAGATCTTTTCTCTACTTTTAATATGGGAATTGGAATGATGCTTGTTGTTCCAGAAGATGAGCACCTTGATGTCATTCGTACACTTGAGTCAGAAGGTGAGCAGGCCTACATCATTGGGCGTGTGTCTCGCGGCGAAGGTGTAACTATTGGAGGCATTGATTCATGAAGATCGCTGTATTTGCTTCAGGTACAGGCTCAAATGCAGAGGCTCTAATGCAAGCCGCATCCCAAAAGCAACTAGGCGGCGAGGTCGCGCTTCTTATTTCTGATAAGCCGGGAGCTGGTGCGCTTGAAAAAGCTGAACGCTACGGGGTTCCTGCTATTGCGTTAGCGCCAAAGGACTTTCCAACGAAAGCAGATTATGAAGCAAAAGTAGTCTCTCATTTGCACGAGTACGGTGTGGAATTTGTCTGTCTAGCAGGATATATGAGATTGATTGGTTCCACCTTGCTAGATGCATACGAGGGACTAATTGTGAACATCCACCCATCGCTTTTACCAGCTTTTCCTGGATTAGACGCAGTGGGGCAGGCACTCGAAGCAGGAGTAAGTGAAACCGGTGTAACCATTCATTATGTTGATGCAGGCATGGATACTGGACCGATTATTGCCCAAGATAAAATTGTCATTGAAGAGACCGATTCAAGTGAAGATGTGTTCAAAAAGATTCAAGAAATTGAACATAAGCTGTATCCGCAAACGGTTAAGCAAATCATGGAGAGAAAAGTTGTAGGAGGAGACGGACAAAAATGAGTAAGAAACGAGCATTAATCAGTGTATCTAAAAAAGAAGGATTAGTACCATTTGTTCAAGGACTCGTAGAACAAGGCATTGAAGTCATCTCTACAGGTGGAACAAAAAAAGCGCTTGAAGAAGCCGGTGTCCCTGTGATCGGTATTTCAGAAGTGACGGGCTTCCCTGAAATTCTTGATGGACGAGTTAAAACCCTTCATCCAAACATCCATGGTGGCTTACTTGCGATGCGTGAGAAAGCGGAGCACCAGGAAGCTCTTAAAACACACTCGATTGATCCAATTGATTTTGTTGTCGTAAACCTATATCCATTTGCTGAGACAATTGCGAAGGAAGGCTCTACATTTGAAGACGCCATTGAAAATATCGATATCGGTGGGCCAAGCATGCTTCGTTCAGCAGCAAAGAATCACAACCACGTAACAGTTGTTGTCGATCCTTCCGACTATGAGCATGTGTTAGCTGAACTAAAAGAAAATGGAGCAGTTAACGGAGACACGCGTCGTCGTTTAGCAGCAAAAGTTTTCCGTCACACAGCTGCGTATGATGCGATGATTGGAAGCTATTTAACTGAAGCGGTGGGAGAAGAATACCCTGAATCTCTAACCCTTACATATGAGCGCAGTCAATCTCTTCGTTATGGAGAGAACCCACACCAAAAAGCAGCATTTTACAAATCTGCTCAAGGAGACAAGAGCTCAATCGCAAATGCGACACAGCTTCACGGCAAGGAGCTCTCTTACAATAATATTGGTGATGCGAATGCAGCTCTTGAGATTGTAAAGGAATTTTCTGAACCAGCAGCTGTCGCTGTAAAACACATGAATCCATGTGGAGTCGGTACAGGTGAAACAATTGAACAAGCATTCAACCGTGCGTACGAAGCAGATTCTGTATCCATTTTTGGTGGAATCATTGCATTGAATCGCGAAGTAGATGCTGTGACTGCTGAGAAGATGTCTACCATTTTCTTAGAAGTGATTATCGCTCCTAGCTTTACAGAAGAAGCAAAAGCGATCTTAACAAAAAAGAAAAATATCCGCTTACTTCAGCTTGCTATTGAGACAACAGAAAAAGCAGTGAACAAAGTCACATCTGTTCAAGGTGGATTGCTCGTACAAGAGGAAGACAAGCCAGAGGTAGATGAGACGAGCTGGACTGTTCCAACGAAACGTCAGCCAACAGGAGACGAATGGACAGCCTTAAAGTTAGGCTGGAAGGTTGTAAAGCATGTGAAATCCAATGCGATCGTATTAACAAACGGTGAAATGACAGTAGGTGTTGGAGCTGGACAAATGAACCGTGTTGGTGCGGCAGGAATTGCCATTGAACAAGCAGGTGAACGTGCAAACGGCTCAGCGCTTGCATCCGATGCATTCTTCCCAATGGGTGACACAGTGGAAGCAGCAGGAAAAGCAGGAGTCAAAGCGATTATTCAGCCGGGTGGATCGATCCGTGACGAAGAATCGGTTCAAAAAGCGGACGAATACGGCATTGCTATGGTATTCACTGGAACACGTCACTTTAAACACTAAGAGCGGAGGATGCCACAATGAATGTACTTGTAGTTGGAGGCGGTGGACGAGAGCATGCCATCGCGTGGAAGCTCTCGCAAAGCACAAAAGTTAAGAACGTATTTGCAGCACCGGGGAATCCGGGAATGACAGATGTAGCTCAAGTGGTTTCTATTGGTGAAACGGATTTTGCAGGTTTGATTTCATTTGCTAAAGAAAACAACGTAGAGTGGACCGTCATTGGACCAGAGGTGCCTTTAAGCCTTGGGATCGTTGACCACTTTAAAGAAGCTGGATTAAAGGTATTTGGACCAAACCAAGCCGCTGCAAAAATTGAAGGCAGTAAGTCCTTTGCGAAAGACTTGATGAATCGGTATGGCATCCCTACAGGTGCCTCTGCCACATTTTCTGACTACGTGGAAGCTGCGGCTTATGTAAAAGCTCAAGGTGCGCCGATCGTCATTAAAGCAGACGGACTTGCAGCTGGAAAAGGCGTAACGGTTGCGATGACAGAAGAGGAAGCACTAGCTGCTTTGTCTGACGTGCTAGAAGCCAATCGCTTTGGAGATGCTGGAGCAAGTGTGTTAGTTGAGGAGTATTTAGAAGGGGAAGAGCTATCCCTTATGGCGTTTGTTCATAATGATATCGTCGTGCCAATGGTCGGAGCGCAGGACCATAAGCGTGCATTTGATGGTGACAAAGGTCCGAATACCGGCGGGATGGGTGCATACTCTCCTGTGCCTCAATTTAATGCCAATCAAGTTGACGTGGCGGTTCGTGCTGTATTAGAGCCGGCTGCTTCGGCAATGGTTGAAGAAGGCACACCATTTACCGGCATTCTATATGCAGGCTTAATGATGACAGCAACGGGTCCAAAAGTGATTGAATTTAACGCTCGCTTTGGAGACCCAGAAACACAAGTGGTGCTTCCACGATTAGAGACAGATCTCATCGACGTGATGGAGCAATTACATTACGGTGAAAAACCAGAGCTCCTCTGGTCAGAAGAAGCAGTGGTTGGTGTGGTTATGGCGAGCACTGGTTACCCTGGAGAGTATCCAAAAGGTGTAGCCATCGCCGGACTTGAAGCAGCCGCCAAAAAAGGACTCGTTTTTCATGCAGGAACAGCCCTTCATGATGGAATCTGGCAAACAAACGGAGGCCGCGTCCTCCTCGTTGCAGCCAAAGGAGAAACCATTCAAGAAGCAAAGGAAAAAGCCTACGAATCCCTGCTCCATATTAAGAGCGAAGGCCTTTTTAACCGGACGGACATCGCGGACAAAGCAATTAAATAAAGATGAGTACAGCATCTGCTTCGGCGGGTGCTGTTTTTTGTTGAGTTGGGAGCGAGATCGATGCGATGGAGAGCAGGATCGATGCGATAGGGTGCTGGATCCATGTGATGGAGGAGGGATCGATGGGATAGAGGGGTGGATTCATGCGATGGAGGAGGGATCGATGTGATAGAGGGGTGGATGCATGTGATGGGGGAGGGATGGATGCGATAGGGAGCAGGATCCATGGGATAGACGCTAGGAGTGAAACGCTAACCCAAAAACAACTATTGCCCAGTACTCTATTTCCATGTTTTACTAATATTATAAATGTCAATCAATTCTAATTTAGAGGAGACCAAGACTAATGATCAGACGCATCACTTTGTTTCTGCTTTTTGCTTTAATCCCGTATGGTTATATTGGAATGCAGTTGGACTTTTCGTATCATGCAGTTATAGGTTACATTGGGTGGGGCATTGTTTTTATTTTGGTTGGGTTCTTGACAAGACGTAAGGTCCTAGGTCTTGAAACGGTCGCCATTCCAATCATTTCATATGTCATTTCCTACCTCTGTGTTCAAGCCTTCCAAATCGAACGGTGGTCCTACTTTTTCATTCCTTTTGGTGTTGAAAGCACATTGCTTCTATTTTACATTCTTAGTTTACTTGGGCTAGGTATAGGGCTGTTAATTGGCAAAAAGAAAAAGAACCCAGCGCTATGATGGGTTCATCACACGTCCATCCTGATGATGTTCGTGTTTTTTTGTTTCTATCTGATTTGCCTTGTTCATATACTTAATAGGACAAAAGCGAGTAATTCCTTCGGCTACCTTTAATGCACCTAGAATAATGCCGATAAAACCAATAAGGGATGCTTGTTTCTTAGCCGAAAATAATCCGAGCAATGTGAGGCCAC comes from the Alkalihalobacillus sp. FSL W8-0930 genome and includes:
- the purD gene encoding phosphoribosylamine--glycine ligase gives rise to the protein MNVLVVGGGGREHAIAWKLSQSTKVKNVFAAPGNPGMTDVAQVVSIGETDFAGLISFAKENNVEWTVIGPEVPLSLGIVDHFKEAGLKVFGPNQAAAKIEGSKSFAKDLMNRYGIPTGASATFSDYVEAAAYVKAQGAPIVIKADGLAAGKGVTVAMTEEEALAALSDVLEANRFGDAGASVLVEEYLEGEELSLMAFVHNDIVVPMVGAQDHKRAFDGDKGPNTGGMGAYSPVPQFNANQVDVAVRAVLEPAASAMVEEGTPFTGILYAGLMMTATGPKVIEFNARFGDPETQVVLPRLETDLIDVMEQLHYGEKPELLWSEEAVVGVVMASTGYPGEYPKGVAIAGLEAAAKKGLVFHAGTALHDGIWQTNGGRVLLVAAKGETIQEAKEKAYESLLHIKSEGLFNRTDIADKAIK
- a CDS encoding DUF2892 domain-containing protein, which produces MKPNLHLIESFIRLTCGLTLLGLFSAKKQASLIGFIGIILGALKVAEGITRFCPIKYMNKANQIETKKHEHHQDGRVMNPS